The following coding sequences lie in one Arthrobacter sp. PGP41 genomic window:
- a CDS encoding sensor histidine kinase: METPHHGLEIPAACAILLYRAGQEILTNAFRHSNATAVTVRLEAVYHGIRLTITDDGIGFSPESQAEASRNHRYGVCLMTMAVNEAHGFVSVDSAPGRGTKVSVTIPLD, translated from the coding sequence ATGGAAACTCCCCACCACGGCCTCGAGATTCCGGCGGCCTGCGCTATCCTGCTCTACCGCGCCGGGCAGGAAATCCTCACCAATGCGTTCAGGCACTCCAATGCAACCGCAGTGACCGTCCGGCTCGAGGCCGTCTACCACGGCATCCGCCTGACCATCACTGACGACGGCATTGGCTTCAGCCCGGAAAGCCAGGCCGAGGCTTCCCGGAATCACCGATACGGGGTGTGCCTGATGACGATGGCCGTCAACGAAGCGCACGGCTTCGTGAGCGTTGACTCTGCTCCGGGCAGGGGAACCAAGGTCTCCGTCACCATTCCCCTGGATTAG
- a CDS encoding alternate-type signal peptide domain-containing protein, whose product MTKGAIVTAAGVMLLVGGGGTLAVWNVQQNAEAGTVAAGDLNLVAEAGVWTVAGANGPITIPNINTYQIVPGDTLTYTQTVDITLDGDNIAANLTVVNPAGVNDGFAADTYTTSAVTLEKDGVPIQNPLDKDDDVTDAVASVTFDFLESTTGRTSTDATYSFSNVAFKLEQIAPADPIVEP is encoded by the coding sequence ATGACTAAAGGCGCCATTGTTACTGCCGCAGGCGTGATGTTGCTGGTCGGCGGGGGCGGCACTTTGGCCGTATGGAACGTGCAGCAGAACGCTGAGGCCGGGACCGTGGCAGCCGGTGATCTCAACCTGGTTGCCGAAGCAGGTGTATGGACGGTTGCGGGCGCGAATGGTCCGATCACGATCCCCAATATCAACACTTACCAGATCGTCCCCGGGGACACTCTCACCTACACCCAGACCGTGGACATCACCCTGGACGGTGACAACATCGCGGCCAACCTGACAGTGGTGAACCCTGCCGGCGTCAACGACGGTTTCGCTGCGGACACCTACACCACGTCCGCAGTCACACTGGAAAAAGACGGCGTGCCAATCCAGAACCCGTTGGACAAGGACGACGACGTCACGGACGCCGTCGCTTCGGTGACCTTCGACTTCCTGGAATCCACCACTGGCCGTACCAGCACTGACGCGACCTACAGCTTCAGCAACGTCGCGTTCAAGCTGGAGCAGATCGCCCCGGCAGATCCCATCGTGGAACCGTAA
- a CDS encoding signal peptidase I has product MALAVLAALVLIVVPRLSGSYTYTVLTSSMAPAYSPGTFLVVRPVPFGELRVGDVITYQIESGRPDVITHRIVAVSSNQQGERTFITKGDNNSVEDRKPVLEVQVRGKLFYAVPHAGFLATAAASSGRNDMLPFIGLGLVGYGVFTTVRGIHTRTKRHAVIPHSVPEEGSVPLQAPNP; this is encoded by the coding sequence ATGGCCCTGGCTGTGCTGGCTGCCCTGGTCCTGATTGTCGTTCCCCGCCTAAGTGGTTCCTACACCTACACGGTGCTGACCAGCTCCATGGCTCCGGCCTATTCGCCGGGCACGTTCCTGGTGGTCAGGCCGGTTCCGTTCGGAGAGCTGCGCGTCGGTGATGTCATCACCTACCAGATCGAATCGGGCCGGCCCGACGTCATAACGCACCGCATCGTGGCGGTCAGCTCAAACCAGCAAGGCGAACGGACCTTCATCACGAAGGGCGACAATAACTCGGTCGAGGACAGGAAACCTGTGCTCGAGGTCCAAGTCCGGGGCAAGCTGTTCTACGCAGTGCCGCACGCTGGCTTCCTTGCCACCGCCGCCGCCTCCAGCGGACGGAATGACATGTTGCCTTTCATCGGCCTCGGCCTCGTCGGATACGGGGTGTTCACCACAGTCCGCGGTATCCATACCAGGACTAAGCGTCACGCGGTTATCCCGCACTCCGTGCCAGAAGAGGGCTCCGTTCCGCTTCAGGCGCCCAACCCATGA
- a CDS encoding response regulator transcription factor: protein MSDVGVAVVVEDDADMRNLLEGVLVQAGFEVHAAADGRAGVEVVRDRQPCLVTLDVGMPDIDGFEVLRRIRRFSDAYILMLTGRTAESDVLTALQAGADDYITKPFRPREVRARIAAMLRRPRFQRSAGASATAGPQLPATASERPAPVLQHNGLVLDPRMRTVDVGGVGLELTRSEFDLLYELLRSSGGVRSRRQLVETLRGGPTLDGSYISESDERAVEVHIGNLRRKLGDDPQSPRWLQTVRGVGYCLARKRPGNT from the coding sequence ATGAGTGACGTTGGTGTGGCAGTAGTTGTAGAAGATGACGCGGACATGCGCAATCTGCTGGAAGGGGTGCTTGTTCAAGCGGGCTTCGAAGTCCACGCGGCTGCGGACGGGCGCGCGGGTGTTGAGGTGGTGCGGGACAGGCAGCCGTGCCTGGTCACGTTGGACGTGGGCATGCCGGATATTGATGGCTTTGAGGTACTGCGGCGGATCCGGCGGTTCAGTGACGCGTACATCCTCATGCTGACCGGACGAACTGCAGAGTCGGATGTCCTGACAGCGCTCCAGGCCGGAGCCGATGACTACATCACCAAGCCTTTTCGTCCCCGCGAAGTAAGGGCACGGATCGCGGCGATGTTGCGCAGGCCCCGGTTTCAGCGTTCCGCCGGGGCATCGGCTACAGCCGGACCGCAACTTCCGGCTACTGCCTCAGAGCGTCCCGCACCGGTGCTCCAGCACAACGGGTTGGTTCTTGACCCCAGGATGCGGACCGTGGACGTGGGGGGAGTTGGGCTGGAGCTGACTCGGAGTGAATTCGATCTCCTTTACGAACTGCTTCGCAGCTCCGGAGGTGTCCGGTCACGAAGGCAGCTTGTCGAGACCCTTCGTGGAGGGCCTACCCTGGACGGCAGCTATATCAGTGAGTCCGATGAACGCGCAGTGGAGGTCCATATCGGCAATCTCCGGCGCAAGCTCGGGGACGATCCCCAGTCTCCCCGCTGGCTGCAGACGGTCCGAGGGGTGGGATACTGCCTGGCCAGGAAGCGCCCAGGCAACACCTGA
- a CDS encoding COG1470 family protein, which produces MKAALIGIALLLAGAGTLSAAPQNPKPGITAQVSPASQSVQQGQGAVYTVSLTSTGGFSGAVSLSVAGLPSGAAGTFSPASVTLASGTTATATLNVTTAPNTPAGTSSLTIKGTSGKVSGSVSAGLTVNYRVSTSFSVAATPDSVAVPPGATAVYTLQLTRNDFSSPISFSVPGGLPAGATASFSPNPATGNSTTLQVATTAASPKGSYSLHLVGTGKDSAGRSQNAYANVQLVLDATIKQFVLSGNVPGSLSPGSSAGLDLQINNPNNKMLSLTNISVAVAGVTRSEDAAARNLPCTAADFAVTQYSGPYPLAVPAGSSSSLSGLRIPPTAWPQVAMLDTAANQDGCKGAALQLTYSGSGQGN; this is translated from the coding sequence ATGAAGGCGGCACTGATCGGGATCGCGCTGCTCCTGGCCGGCGCGGGAACACTTTCCGCTGCGCCGCAGAATCCGAAGCCGGGCATCACCGCGCAGGTCTCCCCTGCCAGCCAGTCTGTCCAGCAAGGCCAGGGCGCCGTTTACACTGTGTCCCTCACCTCAACGGGCGGCTTCAGCGGCGCCGTCAGCCTCTCCGTCGCGGGCCTCCCCTCCGGCGCCGCCGGCACGTTCTCGCCCGCTTCGGTGACCCTGGCCTCCGGGACCACGGCAACGGCCACCCTCAACGTCACCACCGCGCCGAACACCCCGGCCGGCACCAGCTCCTTGACCATCAAGGGCACCAGCGGCAAGGTTTCCGGCAGCGTCAGCGCCGGCCTCACCGTTAACTACAGGGTCTCCACGTCCTTCTCAGTGGCCGCCACCCCGGATTCCGTCGCCGTTCCGCCGGGCGCAACCGCGGTGTACACCCTGCAGCTGACGCGGAACGACTTCTCCAGCCCTATCAGCTTCAGCGTCCCCGGCGGACTTCCCGCCGGGGCCACCGCCTCATTCTCGCCCAACCCCGCCACCGGCAACTCCACCACCCTGCAGGTTGCAACCACAGCCGCTTCCCCGAAAGGAAGCTACAGCCTGCACCTGGTGGGCACGGGGAAGGATTCCGCCGGCAGGTCCCAGAACGCCTATGCCAACGTCCAGCTCGTCCTGGACGCCACCATCAAGCAGTTCGTCCTCTCCGGAAATGTCCCAGGATCCCTGTCACCCGGTTCTTCGGCAGGCCTGGACCTGCAGATCAACAACCCCAACAACAAAATGTTGTCCCTGACCAATATCTCGGTCGCCGTCGCCGGAGTCACCCGGAGCGAGGACGCTGCGGCCAGGAACCTGCCCTGCACCGCGGCGGACTTCGCCGTCACGCAGTACAGCGGCCCGTACCCGCTCGCCGTTCCCGCAGGCAGCAGCAGTAGCCTTTCAGGGCTCCGCATACCACCCACGGCATGGCCACAGGTGGCGATGCTTGACACCGCTGCCAACCAGGACGGCTGCAAAGGCGCCGCCCTGCAGCTCACGTACTCAGGATCAGGACAGGGGAACTGA
- a CDS encoding beta strand repeat-containing protein, with product MTAAIRKRLPGLHRAPSKRPAWVAAALLLLLGTGTAAFAFWASSTTSSNATAAADTLSPGAQPAVAANGASLSVTWAAGTTVNGQAATGYAVTRYSAATGGTGTPATGGCAGTVATLTCTEQDVPAGIWYYTVTPTIALWTGAESPRSDGVSSDAIAPAATVSAVSPAPNAAGWNSTSPVTVTITADDGAAGSGVASITYAVDGGAEQTESAATATVPVSGDGTHTITYFATDALGNSGAAQSYTVRIDTTAPAAPGLTVPAYVSSANAAAVPVTGTSEAGAEITLTAGDGAQSVTVAATASGTGSWSASPDLSGLAQGTVTFTAAATDAAGNTGTITAATSTKDTVAPAPAQALVVPAYVNIANAAAIPVSGTAEAGGTVTVAARDSSGQTVTNTATASGPGGGWSLDLDLRPLNQGTVTYTVTVTDPAGNTGAPAFASDVKDTVAPALTITAPMYVNSSTATGATVNGTTEAGTVVTVTVRDSMLNSVPPTQATPSGTSWSATLDLSSLRDGTLTYTASTSDAAGNSTTAAASGTTGKDTVAPAVTGVALAHGGGNQGQGKADKGDTVTITYSEPMDPAKFCPGWNGASINGTATVANGSNAANDTISFTGSTCTAPNIGAILLGGNYVGTNAAVFGANGTASTLTWDSTARTLTIKLGNAPNGQGAVNTSVVAGTPTYSPAPNLTDLAGNPLGTGSFTAAAASGF from the coding sequence ATGACCGCCGCCATCCGGAAGAGGCTGCCCGGCCTTCACCGCGCCCCCTCAAAGCGGCCGGCGTGGGTTGCCGCGGCGCTGCTGCTCCTGCTCGGCACGGGCACCGCGGCCTTCGCCTTCTGGGCCTCCTCCACCACCAGCAGCAACGCGACCGCGGCCGCGGACACGTTATCGCCCGGGGCCCAACCCGCCGTGGCGGCCAACGGCGCGTCCTTGTCCGTCACCTGGGCGGCCGGAACCACGGTCAACGGGCAGGCAGCCACCGGGTACGCCGTCACCAGGTATTCGGCTGCCACCGGCGGAACGGGAACACCGGCCACCGGCGGCTGCGCCGGCACAGTCGCCACGCTCACCTGCACCGAGCAGGATGTCCCCGCCGGCATCTGGTACTACACAGTCACCCCAACCATCGCCCTCTGGACCGGCGCGGAGAGCCCGCGCAGCGACGGCGTCAGCAGCGATGCCATCGCCCCTGCGGCGACCGTTTCGGCGGTATCGCCCGCGCCCAACGCCGCAGGATGGAACAGCACCAGCCCCGTCACCGTGACCATCACGGCCGACGACGGCGCTGCCGGCTCCGGCGTCGCCTCCATTACGTACGCGGTCGACGGCGGCGCGGAGCAGACAGAGAGCGCCGCCACCGCCACCGTTCCGGTCAGCGGCGACGGCACCCACACAATCACTTACTTCGCCACCGACGCGTTGGGCAACTCGGGAGCGGCGCAGAGCTACACGGTGCGGATCGACACCACCGCGCCGGCTGCGCCGGGACTGACCGTCCCAGCCTATGTAAGCTCCGCCAACGCCGCCGCCGTGCCGGTGACAGGCACATCCGAGGCGGGAGCCGAAATCACCCTGACTGCCGGCGATGGTGCGCAATCAGTGACGGTTGCTGCCACCGCCTCCGGCACCGGGTCCTGGTCCGCCAGCCCCGACCTGTCCGGCCTGGCCCAGGGAACAGTCACCTTCACAGCCGCCGCAACGGACGCCGCCGGCAACACGGGCACCATCACGGCCGCCACAAGCACCAAGGACACCGTGGCCCCGGCGCCGGCGCAGGCCCTTGTTGTTCCGGCCTACGTCAACATCGCCAACGCCGCTGCTATCCCTGTCTCCGGCACCGCTGAAGCAGGCGGGACTGTGACCGTAGCCGCCAGGGACAGCAGCGGCCAGACCGTCACCAACACGGCCACCGCCTCAGGCCCCGGCGGCGGATGGTCCCTGGACCTGGACCTGAGGCCCTTGAACCAGGGAACCGTGACCTACACGGTCACCGTTACTGATCCTGCGGGGAACACAGGCGCTCCCGCCTTTGCGTCAGACGTAAAGGACACCGTGGCGCCGGCCCTGACCATCACAGCCCCGATGTACGTCAACAGCAGCACTGCAACCGGTGCCACCGTCAACGGCACCACCGAGGCTGGCACGGTGGTCACCGTGACCGTCAGGGATTCCATGCTCAACAGCGTGCCGCCCACACAGGCCACACCCTCCGGCACCTCCTGGTCCGCAACGCTGGACCTGTCCTCACTCAGGGACGGCACCCTGACGTACACGGCATCCACCAGCGACGCGGCCGGCAACAGCACAACGGCCGCCGCTTCCGGCACCACCGGCAAGGACACGGTGGCGCCCGCCGTGACAGGCGTGGCCCTGGCACACGGCGGCGGTAACCAGGGCCAAGGAAAGGCCGACAAGGGCGACACTGTGACCATCACGTACTCCGAGCCGATGGATCCGGCAAAGTTCTGCCCGGGCTGGAACGGGGCCAGTATTAACGGCACCGCCACGGTGGCCAACGGCTCCAACGCCGCGAACGACACCATCAGCTTCACGGGCAGCACCTGCACCGCCCCGAACATCGGAGCCATTCTCCTGGGCGGGAACTATGTGGGCACCAATGCCGCCGTCTTCGGAGCCAACGGCACCGCATCCACCCTTACGTGGGACTCCACTGCCAGGACCTTGACCATCAAACTGGGCAACGCGCCCAACGGCCAGGGAGCAGTGAACACGTCGGTGGTGGCAGGCACGCCCACGTACTCTCCGGCGCCGAACCTCACGGACCTGGCAGGCAACCCGCTCGGAACCGGCAGCTTCACTGCCGCTGCCGCCAGCGGCTTCTAG
- a CDS encoding choice-of-anchor G family protein: MKPVPALLRRRIIVAGILAASTVLGGATLTNAAWVDNEYVQGRGVGTDGRCEEDSGTATTASAQQLAGDLMGTSMANVAAAQGVQVFNDGAGSTTPSAGAIRIDDNTFMAPLDVDLLGADLVRLSLPLGLPVGSADAYSQWSQTLNNGNATAATGLVTNSGGAIALGEPANPADPPVMATLDLGSLVPPELAGMTLDIGAASSLAYLEQCGDLGNGWLGPLEQPQVERTYGVSLLDLDAEMQELDSAVTGTEQLLDGIPAKLDDAEAGLELAIAAGFGPVDAPLIEAVTLGSVDAAVNMGTPDLGPVRTLLQGTRTDDGGLLTVDFGTGIVSMDLAKTAGGANGLNGMAPNTEVIANQAITQELAAALTQVLADWRDDVTSALVTAIRTTPVSVTAAVHVQSMGVPLAVIDLALGPVTAGQLIDVHNGVPGTPVVPVTSSINMLGLELPTDELKALASDLASDLPGIAGKALYNELVVGVVGQLETSLTDLTDPVAPALAYTLSRLSSLLSIMVNVQPDQPGHPEPSSSGPFSVSALRLSLVDASGALNLSLATSSVGHGTRS; the protein is encoded by the coding sequence GTGAAGCCGGTACCGGCACTGCTTCGCCGCCGCATAATCGTGGCTGGCATCCTGGCTGCCTCTACTGTGCTGGGCGGTGCCACGCTGACAAACGCGGCGTGGGTTGACAACGAATACGTCCAAGGACGCGGGGTGGGCACGGACGGCCGCTGCGAGGAGGACAGCGGAACGGCCACGACGGCGTCAGCACAACAGCTGGCCGGCGACCTGATGGGCACCTCCATGGCAAATGTGGCAGCTGCCCAAGGGGTGCAGGTCTTCAACGACGGGGCCGGTAGCACCACTCCCAGTGCCGGGGCAATCCGCATCGATGACAACACCTTTATGGCTCCGCTCGACGTGGATCTGCTGGGCGCCGATCTGGTCCGGCTGTCGCTGCCGCTCGGCCTGCCGGTGGGCTCGGCGGATGCCTACAGCCAATGGAGCCAGACCCTCAACAACGGCAATGCGACGGCGGCCACCGGGCTGGTCACCAACAGCGGCGGCGCTATCGCCCTCGGGGAACCGGCCAACCCCGCTGATCCTCCCGTCATGGCCACCCTCGACCTCGGCTCACTGGTACCTCCGGAGCTGGCCGGCATGACCCTGGACATCGGGGCAGCGTCCTCCCTCGCCTATCTGGAACAATGCGGAGATCTTGGCAACGGCTGGCTGGGTCCGCTCGAGCAGCCGCAGGTGGAGCGGACCTACGGTGTCTCCCTGCTTGACCTGGACGCTGAAATGCAGGAGCTGGATTCCGCCGTAACCGGTACGGAGCAGTTGCTGGACGGGATTCCGGCAAAACTGGATGACGCTGAGGCCGGCCTGGAGCTGGCCATAGCTGCGGGCTTCGGCCCCGTGGATGCTCCCCTCATCGAGGCGGTGACCCTGGGAAGTGTTGATGCAGCGGTGAACATGGGCACTCCGGACCTCGGTCCTGTCCGGACGCTCCTTCAGGGAACGAGGACCGATGACGGAGGGTTGCTGACCGTCGATTTTGGAACCGGGATAGTGAGCATGGACCTGGCCAAGACAGCCGGCGGCGCCAACGGGCTCAACGGCATGGCACCGAACACTGAGGTGATCGCGAACCAGGCCATAACCCAAGAGCTCGCCGCGGCGCTCACACAGGTGCTGGCGGACTGGCGGGACGACGTCACGTCGGCGCTGGTTACCGCCATCCGTACAACACCGGTGAGCGTCACCGCGGCGGTTCATGTCCAATCGATGGGTGTTCCCCTTGCCGTCATAGATCTTGCCCTGGGGCCGGTAACGGCCGGCCAGCTGATAGACGTGCACAATGGGGTCCCGGGCACGCCAGTGGTTCCAGTTACGTCCTCCATAAACATGCTCGGGTTGGAACTGCCGACCGACGAACTCAAAGCCCTGGCGTCGGATCTGGCGTCCGATCTCCCGGGCATCGCCGGCAAGGCGCTTTACAACGAACTCGTCGTGGGGGTCGTGGGCCAGCTGGAAACGTCGCTCACAGACTTGACCGATCCTGTTGCGCCTGCGCTGGCCTACACCCTCAGCCGGCTCAGCAGCCTGCTCTCGATCATGGTGAACGTTCAGCCTGACCAGCCTGGCCATCCGGAACCGTCAAGTTCCGGCCCCTTCAGTGTGTCGGCACTGCGGCTATCGTTGGTCGATGCCTCGGGCGCCTTGAATCTGTCCCTGGCAACCTCTTCGGTGGGGCACGGAACCCGGTCTTGA
- a CDS encoding LPXTG cell wall anchor domain-containing protein — MSPVPPRRRAGQLGRLLAAVALGLGLGVTPAAYAAPADSYEPMRDVQETGQQGLLSLTSSVHPMQIPWLEPGDTFSWQIGLHLSDQPVADGNLEFIPIGGLLQPNTGYRLTAKRCESQWTGQSGTDAELECAAEARTLLADALLEAGPTARIPLGDVAASASPYILFTLTRPDESAVSGPFTFALGFTVMGDEAARDSSLPDTGFSGPLALTAGAVLVGAGVLTRLVRRKAGNP; from the coding sequence ATGAGCCCCGTCCCTCCGCGCCGCCGTGCGGGACAACTCGGCAGGCTGCTGGCCGCCGTCGCGCTCGGTCTCGGACTGGGCGTGACGCCGGCTGCCTATGCGGCTCCTGCAGACAGTTACGAACCTATGCGGGACGTCCAGGAGACGGGACAACAGGGGCTCCTGAGCCTTACTTCCTCTGTTCATCCCATGCAGATCCCCTGGCTGGAGCCCGGCGACACTTTCAGCTGGCAAATCGGGCTCCACTTGTCCGACCAGCCGGTGGCTGACGGAAACCTGGAATTTATCCCGATTGGCGGGCTTTTGCAGCCGAATACGGGCTACCGGCTCACAGCGAAGCGCTGTGAAAGCCAATGGACGGGACAAAGCGGCACCGATGCCGAACTGGAATGCGCTGCCGAAGCCAGGACCCTGCTGGCCGACGCCCTCCTGGAAGCCGGTCCCACGGCACGGATTCCCTTGGGGGATGTTGCCGCCTCAGCAAGCCCGTACATACTCTTCACCCTCACCCGGCCGGACGAAAGCGCGGTGTCCGGCCCTTTCACCTTCGCCCTGGGGTTCACCGTCATGGGCGATGAAGCAGCGAGGGATAGCAGCCTTCCTGATACCGGGTTTTCAGGACCCCTTGCACTGACAGCCGGAGCGGTCCTGGTGGGAGCCGGAGTGCTTACTAGGCTCGTCCGAAGGAAAGCAGGCAACCCGTGA
- a CDS encoding S26 family signal peptidase — MLGSKGKGILSRRLKRAGKETALTVLALTGCLCLLAVTAGALLNVSLVVFRTGSMSPGIEPGAIAIVQKVPASSLRQGDVATVQREGSSLPVTHRIVASEADPTDPQTFHLTMKGDANASEDPVRYTVQTAKKLLFSAPGVGFWVMRLQNPWFMAFCTIAIASLVSWTFWPRTGSAQVLSAEAGRE; from the coding sequence GTGTTGGGCAGTAAGGGGAAAGGAATCCTTTCGCGCCGGCTGAAAAGGGCGGGCAAGGAAACTGCCCTGACGGTCCTGGCGTTGACCGGCTGCCTGTGCCTGCTGGCTGTGACCGCCGGGGCCTTGCTGAATGTCAGCCTGGTGGTCTTCCGGACCGGCTCGATGTCACCGGGAATCGAGCCCGGAGCCATTGCGATCGTGCAGAAGGTTCCGGCGTCGTCCCTCCGGCAAGGCGACGTCGCCACCGTCCAGCGTGAGGGGTCATCCCTTCCGGTCACTCACCGCATCGTTGCTTCCGAAGCCGACCCAACCGACCCCCAAACGTTCCACTTGACCATGAAGGGTGATGCGAACGCCTCGGAGGACCCCGTGCGCTATACCGTTCAGACCGCCAAGAAGCTCTTGTTCTCGGCGCCCGGCGTTGGATTTTGGGTGATGCGGCTCCAAAACCCATGGTTCATGGCTTTCTGCACCATCGCGATAGCGTCCCTCGTGTCCTGGACCTTCTGGCCGAGAACCGGGTCAGCACAGGTGCTCTCCGCCGAGGCAGGCAGGGAATGA
- a CDS encoding SipW-dependent-type signal peptide-containing protein → MHTTSKTNRWDKARALLAGGLVLGVGAAATLAAWTDNEWVFGGSGNGDGTEPNTPGTGIYRMQQNTWAGTAGAANWTDEPDANGGALTYTIAPELMVPGKTVYSPMQLRAVAGSEALDVSLAQGIQSQLNRGPDNSTDLYDALTYGVYRGVDKATCEAGTVAGAAVVVPEESALTAGSSTTFPLSAGDDANTAGAPVNLCFALTLPSGASATLQGLNTVPVWRFTSSVGQ, encoded by the coding sequence GTGCATACAACATCAAAAACAAACCGCTGGGACAAGGCCAGGGCACTCCTTGCCGGTGGCCTGGTCCTGGGGGTGGGCGCGGCTGCTACCTTGGCCGCCTGGACAGACAATGAATGGGTTTTTGGCGGGTCCGGCAATGGCGACGGCACTGAGCCGAACACGCCCGGAACCGGGATATACAGAATGCAGCAAAACACGTGGGCAGGAACGGCCGGGGCAGCCAACTGGACTGACGAGCCGGACGCCAACGGCGGCGCGCTGACCTACACCATTGCGCCGGAACTGATGGTGCCGGGAAAAACCGTGTACTCCCCGATGCAATTGCGCGCCGTGGCCGGCTCGGAAGCCCTGGACGTTTCCCTTGCCCAAGGCATCCAGTCACAACTGAACCGGGGGCCGGACAACAGCACAGACCTCTACGACGCGCTCACGTACGGCGTCTACAGGGGTGTGGATAAGGCCACATGCGAGGCAGGAACGGTGGCCGGGGCCGCCGTCGTGGTTCCCGAGGAGTCTGCCTTGACCGCCGGTTCCTCAACAACGTTCCCCTTGTCCGCCGGAGATGACGCGAACACCGCAGGTGCGCCGGTGAACCTGTGCTTCGCGCTGACCCTTCCGTCTGGCGCCAGCGCTACCCTCCAGGGGCTGAACACGGTGCCTGTATGGCGGTTCACCAGCAGTGTTGGGCAGTAA
- a CDS encoding response regulator transcription factor codes for MGKTAVVIDDDDDVRALIEGILVSTGMRVYAAESGATGVEAVRRHGPDIIVLDFGLPDFNGVEAARRIRGFSSAPILMLTGHEDLADTPFGAGIQDLVAKPFSPRELRLRVEKLLSSDEQSIVESTQTD; via the coding sequence ATGGGGAAGACAGCCGTTGTCATTGATGACGACGACGACGTCCGGGCTCTCATCGAGGGAATCCTCGTCAGCACCGGCATGAGAGTGTATGCTGCCGAGTCGGGTGCGACGGGCGTGGAGGCCGTCCGGCGGCATGGGCCGGACATCATCGTCCTCGACTTCGGCTTGCCGGACTTCAACGGGGTGGAAGCCGCCCGGCGTATCCGGGGCTTCAGCAGCGCGCCAATCCTCATGCTTACCGGTCACGAGGACCTCGCCGACACCCCATTCGGTGCCGGCATCCAAGACCTGGTGGCCAAACCATTCAGCCCTCGGGAACTGCGTCTGCGGGTGGAAAAGCTGCTCTCCAGCGACGAACAATCCATTGTCGAAAGCACACAAACGGACTGA